TTGCCGATAATTTTGAAGTAGGAAGAGCTCACCTTGCTTCCATTCGACACAACGGAGATATGAGGAAAAGTAATTTATGAATTTTATGGCACAAGTCACTTGGATTTTTCCGAAATTTGATACAATCTACATCTTTTACATTTTTCTTTTGGGACTTGCCGCCTTTATTTACGTGAAGTTCATGAACTACTTACAAAACAAACAAACAAGTGTGGTGAACCACTGGGTCGAATTCCAAAGGTATGCCATTGCTCGCAAATGTAACCAAGTGGAACTGAATATTTTACATAGTTTTTATGACCACTTGAATGAAGAAGAAAGGGAGATATACCTTCTTCCTGAAAATCGTAACAAACTCAAAAATGCATTGTATCGTTATTTTTTAAAATCGAATGCCAATACGACTGAAAAAGAAGTAAATTTATTCGATAAACTCTTTCGGTCTGGGGTGGAATTCAAAAAAGAAATTTTATCTCTAAACGATTTGACCGTTGGAGAAGTTGCGGCTCTCGAAGCAGACGGAAGAGAAGAACTCACCTATGTGATGCAAAAAACTTCGGATGAATTACTTTTATCTACAAAGGGATTGTCCAAGGATCTACTCGTTCCAGGAAAAGAAGCGAAATTATATGTCTTTCGGCCAAGTAGCGGTGGTTATTTGCTCGATGGGCAAATCAAACGCACAAATGAAAGTGGTGCTATTTTTCTATTTAATGGAAAAATAGAAAGGAAGGGTGAATCACATCTGATGTTAACAGATAAAATTTCTGTCACTGTTTCTCCTTGGCCTCCACCAGAGCAAAAAAAGGATTTGGAACTAGATAAAAACAAATTATTACTCAGTGAAGAAAACATTGATAAACAATTGGAAGTTTTGAAAAGGATTGCCAAAGACCAAAAAGAAAATAACGAAAAAAAATTTGAGATCAAAGAAACAGCAAAACCTTTCATCACACTCTCGGAACGATTGTCTGACAGAGGGATTTTGTTTACCTTTCCTTCTGGAATTTCTTCCGAAATTTGGAAACACCAAGATTTATGGGAAGTGAATTTTAGCTTTGAGAAAGGTCCCGAATTTCATATTCGAGCAAAGATGATGCCCACCAAACAAAAATCAGATTTGTATTTATTACGTTATGTAGATGCTGATGATTCTGTGCGGAAAACTTTGTATGAAGAAATCCGCAAACGAGGAGGTGTGAGAGAGGTTTTGACTTAACTCTCACACATTTAAATTTATAAACTTTCGGGGAAGGCACCTTTGGAAGGTGTTTTTGCTTCTTTTGATAACAAAATCAAATCCACCTTAGGAATTTCTTTCCCTGAAGAAAGTTTCTCTCCCATTGCTTCCCAAGAACCAACCGTCAAGGAAAACGAAAGAAGATACTCAACATTTGGAAGTTCTGGCAATTGGATGAAAGGTGTTCCTCCGTGCATGATGAGGAATCGTTTGTTTGGAAATTTTTTAGCAAAACCTATAACAGCACGAATTTCAGGTTCCGAAGTTGAATCAAACAAAAAAGTAGAAAAGGCTTTTTGTTTTGCATAACTTGGGAATGATTTTAACGCCACAGATTGGATTTTTTTTGTTTTTAAAACTTCTTTGAGTTTAAGATTTTTCACAAAGGAAATTGTTTTTTCCGGAAATATATCTGCGGTTTTGACTGATTTTGGATATGCTCGAATAGAGTCTTCATTGATTTCTTTTGCGAAGTTTTGTGATTGGCTTAGTTTCGCATAACGTTCGTTTCTTTCCTTTTCCCAAGCTACAAGAAATTCTTTTTGTTTTTGATTTTCTTCATAAACATTTGGTTGGATGGAATTTTTATCATAGATTCCCAGTTCCAATTTTTTACGAATTTGTTTATGGACAGCCTCTTTTAAGAGATCATGTTCTTTACCTTCTTTGTCTAAAAAACGAAATTCTCCTTTTTTGTATGCATCCATCAGTTGGGCTTTGAATTTTTTTGCAGTTTCCCCCCAACTTGTGAGAAGGACAATATTGGCACCGGCAAGAATGGTAAGAACTCCTGGCCTATCTTTTTCATAATTTTTAGAAATGGCATGCATCTCCATCGCATCCGTGATGATGATTCCATCAAACTGAAGTGACTTTCGTAATACATCTGTTAGGATCGTTTTGGATAAAGTCGCCGGGAAATTGGGGTCAATTTTTGGATATACAATATGGGCAGACATTACTGCTTCTGCGCCGCCTTGGATGGATTGTTTGAATGGAACAAGTTCCAGTTTTTCCAAGTCTTGTAAACTTTTGTTAATGATGGGAAGGCCTAAATGGCTATCAACCGTTGTGTCTCCATGTCCCGGGAAGTGTTTGATCACAGGCAAACAACCACCTGCCCTCGCACCTTTTTCATACGCAACTGCTACTTCCGAAACACGGTTTACATCGGAGCCAAACGAACGCGTGTTAATGACTGGGTTTAGTGGATTGTTATTGATGTCAAGTACTGGTGCAAACAAAAAGTTCAAACCTAAACTCTTTAGTTCATAAGAAGTAACAAAACCAACGATTTCTCCCCATTCTTTTTTTCCTGTTTGGCCTACCGCCATTGCACCAGGGTAATGAGTGATCCCATCTTGTACGCGAAAAACTCGTCCGCCTTCTTGGTCTGTTGAAATAAAAAATGGTTGGAGGCCATTGTCTTTTGCTGCGAGTTGTAAGTTTTCTGTGAGTGAAATGATCTCTTCTTTTTTTCCTAAGTTTTTTCCAAAGAGAATGATCCCACCTGGTTTCGTTTGTTTGATTTCATCGAGTGCAATTTGGTCAACAGTTCTTGAAGGGATTGCGATGTGGATCGTTTGTCCTACAAGTTCTTCGTCTGTCATCTTATTTGTGATAGACCAAGCTTTTTCATCCAACCAAAGTTTTCGTTCGTTGGCCGTGAGTTCTGTGAGATAAAATCCAAAACAATAGGAAGTTCCAAAAAATCCAAAGAGTAGGAAAAGGGAAAAGGAGGTACGTAAAAGAACTTGGTTCATAGACTATGAATATAGGTTTTATGAGATGCTTTTCTGA
The sequence above is a segment of the Leptospira sp. WS39.C2 genome. Coding sequences within it:
- a CDS encoding glycoside hydrolase family 3 protein, whose protein sequence is MNQVLLRTSFSLFLLFGFFGTSYCFGFYLTELTANERKLWLDEKAWSITNKMTDEELVGQTIHIAIPSRTVDQIALDEIKQTKPGGIILFGKNLGKKEEIISLTENLQLAAKDNGLQPFFISTDQEGGRVFRVQDGITHYPGAMAVGQTGKKEWGEIVGFVTSYELKSLGLNFLFAPVLDINNNPLNPVINTRSFGSDVNRVSEVAVAYEKGARAGGCLPVIKHFPGHGDTTVDSHLGLPIINKSLQDLEKLELVPFKQSIQGGAEAVMSAHIVYPKIDPNFPATLSKTILTDVLRKSLQFDGIIITDAMEMHAISKNYEKDRPGVLTILAGANIVLLTSWGETAKKFKAQLMDAYKKGEFRFLDKEGKEHDLLKEAVHKQIRKKLELGIYDKNSIQPNVYEENQKQKEFLVAWEKERNERYAKLSQSQNFAKEINEDSIRAYPKSVKTADIFPEKTISFVKNLKLKEVLKTKKIQSVALKSFPSYAKQKAFSTFLFDSTSEPEIRAVIGFAKKFPNKRFLIMHGGTPFIQLPELPNVEYLLSFSLTVGSWEAMGEKLSSGKEIPKVDLILLSKEAKTPSKGAFPESL